GCGAGTCCACCAGCTGACCGACGAACAGCTCGTCGCGCTGCGTGACCACATCGAAGCCCAGTACGAGATCGAGGGTGACCTCCGTCGTACCGTGGCCGCCGACATCCGCCGCAAGGTCGAGATCGGCAACTACCAGGGACGCCGTCACCGTGCAGGCCTCCCGGTTCGTGGTCAGCGCACCCGCACGAACGCCCGTACCCGCAAGGGCAAGAAGAAGGCCGTCGCCGGCAAGAAGAAGGCACGCTGACCCCCCGGGGTGAGCGCCTCTCACAGGACTCAAGGAGAAACACTTAATGGCTACTGCAAGCCGTAAGGCGGCCGCCAAGACCAAGGTGCGCCGCAAGGAGAAGAAGAATGTGCTCGCCGGCCAGGCGCACATCAAGAGCACCTTCAACAACACCATCATCTCGATCACGGACCCCACGGGCGCTG
The DNA window shown above is from Tessaracoccus defluvii and carries:
- the rpsM gene encoding 30S ribosomal protein S13 codes for the protein MARLVGVDLPREKRLEVALTYIFGIGKTRAAETLAATGVSGDLRVHQLTDEQLVALRDHIEAQYEIEGDLRRTVAADIRRKVEIGNYQGRRHRAGLPVRGQRTRTNARTRKGKKKAVAGKKKAR